The following proteins are co-located in the Anomalospiza imberbis isolate Cuckoo-Finch-1a 21T00152 chromosome 1, ASM3175350v1, whole genome shotgun sequence genome:
- the CDV3 gene encoding protein CDV3 homolog isoform X2 — protein sequence MAETEERSLDDFFAKRDKKKRKEKSSRSAAAAAASSASNAGSNAAGAAAGTPRSTEGGGSGAASASSAAGGSSAKAASKEEDDWKEFEQKEEIDYSGLRVQSMQISEKDDDESEKREEPGDSWEETGGSGGVDRSSGPWNKSAPAPAPVVEPIVTEAPEPVQTGGVYRPPGAREGGRPRRAQQGPPEIYSDTQFPSLQSTAKLVDSRKDKEMEKSFEVVKYKTRDTEPS from the exons ATGGCGGAGACCGAAGAGCGGAGCCTGGACGACTTCTTCGCCAAGCGGGACAAGAAGAAACGGAAGGAGAAGAGCAGCCGAAgtgccgccgccgctgccgcctcTAGCGCTTCTAACGCCGGCTCcaacgcggcgggcgcggccgcgGGGACCCCGCGATCGACTGAGGGTggcggctccggggccgcctCCGCCTCCAGCGCCGCCGGCGGCTCCTCGGCCAAGGCGGCGAGCAAG GAAGAGGATGATTGGAAGGAGTTtgaacaaaaggaagaaattgaTTATAGTGGTCTTAGAGTTCAATCCATGCAAATAAG TGAAAAAGATGATgatgaaagtgaaaaaagagaagaacCTGGTGACAGTTGGGAAGAGACTGGTGGTAGTGGTGGTGTAGACAGATCATCTGGTCCTTGGAACAAGTCAGCTCCTGCACCAGCCCCTGTTGTTGAACCAATTG TTACAGAAGCTCCAGAACCGGTGCAGACTGGTGGCGTGTACCGGCCGCCAGGTGCCAGGGAAGGCGGGCGGCCACGGAGAGCACAGCAAGGACCACCAGAGATCTACAGTGACACGCAGTTCCCCTCACTGCAGTCCACCGCCAAGCTCGTAGACAGTCGAAA GGATAAAGAAATGGAGAAGAGCTTTGAAGTAGTAAAATACAAAACTAGAG ATACTGAGCCTTCGTAA
- the CDV3 gene encoding protein CDV3 homolog isoform X4, giving the protein MAETEERSLDDFFAKRDKKKRKEKSSRSAAAAAASSASNAGSNAAGAAAGTPRSTEGGGSGAASASSAAGGSSAKAASKEEDDWKEFEQKEEIDYSGLRVQSMQISEKDDDESEKREEPGDSWEETGGSGGVDRSSGPWNKSAPAPAPVVEPIVTEAPEPVQTGGVYRPPGAREGGRPRRAQQGPPEIYSDTQFPSLQSTAKLVDSRKY; this is encoded by the exons ATGGCGGAGACCGAAGAGCGGAGCCTGGACGACTTCTTCGCCAAGCGGGACAAGAAGAAACGGAAGGAGAAGAGCAGCCGAAgtgccgccgccgctgccgcctcTAGCGCTTCTAACGCCGGCTCcaacgcggcgggcgcggccgcgGGGACCCCGCGATCGACTGAGGGTggcggctccggggccgcctCCGCCTCCAGCGCCGCCGGCGGCTCCTCGGCCAAGGCGGCGAGCAAG GAAGAGGATGATTGGAAGGAGTTtgaacaaaaggaagaaattgaTTATAGTGGTCTTAGAGTTCAATCCATGCAAATAAG TGAAAAAGATGATgatgaaagtgaaaaaagagaagaacCTGGTGACAGTTGGGAAGAGACTGGTGGTAGTGGTGGTGTAGACAGATCATCTGGTCCTTGGAACAAGTCAGCTCCTGCACCAGCCCCTGTTGTTGAACCAATTG TTACAGAAGCTCCAGAACCGGTGCAGACTGGTGGCGTGTACCGGCCGCCAGGTGCCAGGGAAGGCGGGCGGCCACGGAGAGCACAGCAAGGACCACCAGAGATCTACAGTGACACGCAGTTCCCCTCACTGCAGTCCACCGCCAAGCTCGTAGACAGTCGAAA ATACTGA
- the CDV3 gene encoding protein CDV3 homolog isoform X1 — MAETEERSLDDFFAKRDKKKRKEKSSRSAAAAAASSASNAGSNAAGAAAGTPRSTEGGGSGAASASSAAGGSSAKAASKEEDDWKEFEQKEEIDYSGLRVQSMQISEKDDDESEKREEPGDSWEETGGSGGVDRSSGPWNKSAPAPAPVVEPIVTEAPEPVQTGGVYRPPGAREGGRPRRAQQGPPEIYSDTQFPSLQSTAKLVDSRKDKEMEKSFEVVKYKTRGREEVSKNQALKLQLDNQYAVLGDQ; from the exons ATGGCGGAGACCGAAGAGCGGAGCCTGGACGACTTCTTCGCCAAGCGGGACAAGAAGAAACGGAAGGAGAAGAGCAGCCGAAgtgccgccgccgctgccgcctcTAGCGCTTCTAACGCCGGCTCcaacgcggcgggcgcggccgcgGGGACCCCGCGATCGACTGAGGGTggcggctccggggccgcctCCGCCTCCAGCGCCGCCGGCGGCTCCTCGGCCAAGGCGGCGAGCAAG GAAGAGGATGATTGGAAGGAGTTtgaacaaaaggaagaaattgaTTATAGTGGTCTTAGAGTTCAATCCATGCAAATAAG TGAAAAAGATGATgatgaaagtgaaaaaagagaagaacCTGGTGACAGTTGGGAAGAGACTGGTGGTAGTGGTGGTGTAGACAGATCATCTGGTCCTTGGAACAAGTCAGCTCCTGCACCAGCCCCTGTTGTTGAACCAATTG TTACAGAAGCTCCAGAACCGGTGCAGACTGGTGGCGTGTACCGGCCGCCAGGTGCCAGGGAAGGCGGGCGGCCACGGAGAGCACAGCAAGGACCACCAGAGATCTACAGTGACACGCAGTTCCCCTCACTGCAGTCCACCGCCAAGCTCGTAGACAGTCGAAA GGATAAAGAAATGGAGAAGAGCTTTGAAGTAGTAAAATACAAAACTAGAGGTAGGGAGGAGGTCTCAAAAAACCAGGCACTTAAACTTCAGCTAGACAACCAGTATGCTGTGCTTGGGGATCAGTAG
- the CDV3 gene encoding protein CDV3 homolog isoform X3, whose translation MAETEERSLDDFFAKRDKKKRKEKSSRSAAAAAASSASNAGSNAAGAAAGTPRSTEGGGSGAASASSAAGGSSAKAASKEEDDWKEFEQKEEIDYSGLRVQSMQISEKDDDESEKREEPGDSWEETGGSGGVDRSSGPWNKSAPAPAPVVEPIVTEAPEPVQTGGVYRPPGAREGGRPRRAQQGPPEIYSDTQFPSLQSTAKLVDSRNLTSYSLS comes from the exons ATGGCGGAGACCGAAGAGCGGAGCCTGGACGACTTCTTCGCCAAGCGGGACAAGAAGAAACGGAAGGAGAAGAGCAGCCGAAgtgccgccgccgctgccgcctcTAGCGCTTCTAACGCCGGCTCcaacgcggcgggcgcggccgcgGGGACCCCGCGATCGACTGAGGGTggcggctccggggccgcctCCGCCTCCAGCGCCGCCGGCGGCTCCTCGGCCAAGGCGGCGAGCAAG GAAGAGGATGATTGGAAGGAGTTtgaacaaaaggaagaaattgaTTATAGTGGTCTTAGAGTTCAATCCATGCAAATAAG TGAAAAAGATGATgatgaaagtgaaaaaagagaagaacCTGGTGACAGTTGGGAAGAGACTGGTGGTAGTGGTGGTGTAGACAGATCATCTGGTCCTTGGAACAAGTCAGCTCCTGCACCAGCCCCTGTTGTTGAACCAATTG TTACAGAAGCTCCAGAACCGGTGCAGACTGGTGGCGTGTACCGGCCGCCAGGTGCCAGGGAAGGCGGGCGGCCACGGAGAGCACAGCAAGGACCACCAGAGATCTACAGTGACACGCAGTTCCCCTCACTGCAGTCCACCGCCAAGCTCGTAGACAGTCGAAA